From Streptomyces asiaticus, one genomic window encodes:
- a CDS encoding helix-turn-helix domain-containing protein: MRGLGDHLSIGERIAFYRNRRGYTQEVLAGLVGHSTDWLAKVERGRRKPPRIDKLGELARVLRVPLGDLIGQPSLLEDEKQQDDVPAVRDALMSPRRLSRLLFGPEAEAQLPVPGPVVPIVEQRWNDYQTGHLGKVVAALPGLLQTAQELEDRAARSPEERRDCWAVSARTHHLAATTLAKIGESDISWLAAERAMRAADESGDPLVLASAARSGTHALLANGRYDDAMELGETTAVWLSSRIEEDDPAALSLLGMIHLRAAIAAARHQDRATTTNLLGRAETLANRLGSDENHWQTSFGPTNVVLHRLSAELDLENVSYVVEHGDIDVDHMPPERGVSHRIDFARALTLAGKGDDAFTELRTAEGTSPQLVRNNPRVRETLRDLIKQAPVTGGARSSELFAMAQRCKAVQ, translated from the coding sequence ATGCGTGGTCTTGGAGATCACCTCAGCATCGGGGAACGGATCGCCTTCTACCGCAACCGTCGCGGCTACACCCAAGAGGTCTTGGCCGGGCTCGTAGGCCACAGCACAGATTGGCTGGCCAAGGTGGAGCGGGGCCGCCGGAAGCCGCCCCGTATCGACAAGCTCGGCGAGCTGGCACGCGTCCTGCGGGTGCCGCTCGGAGACCTGATCGGGCAGCCGTCGCTGCTGGAGGACGAGAAGCAGCAGGACGACGTCCCCGCCGTGCGCGACGCGCTCATGAGCCCCCGCCGCCTCTCTCGGCTGCTCTTCGGGCCGGAGGCCGAGGCGCAGCTACCGGTGCCGGGCCCAGTCGTCCCGATCGTTGAGCAGCGCTGGAACGACTACCAGACCGGCCACCTCGGCAAGGTGGTGGCCGCGCTCCCCGGTCTCCTCCAGACCGCCCAGGAGCTAGAGGACCGGGCCGCACGCTCGCCGGAGGAGCGGCGCGACTGCTGGGCCGTCTCCGCTCGTACTCACCATCTCGCCGCGACCACGCTCGCGAAGATCGGCGAATCCGATATCTCGTGGCTCGCGGCCGAGCGCGCCATGCGGGCCGCGGACGAGTCGGGTGATCCCCTCGTTCTGGCGTCGGCGGCCCGCTCGGGCACGCATGCACTGCTGGCCAACGGCCGATACGACGACGCCATGGAGCTGGGCGAGACCACGGCGGTATGGCTGTCGTCACGCATAGAAGAGGATGACCCGGCCGCGCTGAGTCTGCTCGGGATGATCCACCTGCGGGCAGCCATCGCGGCGGCCCGCCACCAGGACCGGGCGACCACAACGAACCTGCTGGGCCGAGCCGAGACGCTGGCAAACCGACTCGGCTCGGATGAGAATCACTGGCAGACCAGCTTCGGGCCGACGAACGTCGTGCTGCACAGGCTGTCGGCGGAACTCGACCTTGAGAACGTCTCGTACGTCGTGGAGCACGGGGACATCGACGTGGACCACATGCCGCCGGAACGCGGCGTATCCCACCGCATCGACTTCGCTCGCGCGCTCACGCTGGCAGGCAAGGGAGACGATGCCTTCACCGAGTTGCGGACCGCCGAAGGCACGTCGCCACAGCTCGTGCGCAACAATCCTCGTGTGCGGGAGACGCTGCGAGACCTGATCAAACAGGCCCCGGTCACCGGGGGCGCTCGCTCGTCCGAGCTGTTCGCGATGGCCCAGCGATGCAAGGCGGTGCAGTGA
- a CDS encoding GntR family transcriptional regulator encodes MELSPDAPKPTAKEIAAKFREDIANEVYGPGDRLPAARGLAKQLGVQLMTVQSAYGQLRSEGLVITQQGRGTFVRDPAVPLGTESGSSPAFTALASELSTIHETLRQLGDRLDRLERLVEGNGTPPAQ; translated from the coding sequence ATGGAGCTAAGCCCTGACGCGCCCAAGCCGACGGCCAAGGAGATCGCCGCGAAGTTCCGCGAGGACATCGCGAACGAGGTCTACGGGCCGGGGGACCGGCTGCCCGCAGCCCGTGGGCTCGCGAAACAGCTCGGTGTCCAGCTCATGACCGTGCAGAGTGCTTATGGACAGCTCCGGTCCGAGGGGCTGGTCATCACCCAACAGGGGCGCGGAACGTTCGTCCGCGATCCTGCTGTGCCCCTCGGCACCGAATCCGGCAGCAGCCCCGCGTTCACCGCGCTGGCGTCGGAACTCAGCACGATTCACGAGACCCTCCGACAGCTTGGTGATCGGCTTGACCGCCTGGAGCGGCTTGTCGAGGGCAACGGGACTCCGCCCGCTCAATGA
- a CDS encoding DUF6284 family protein — MKHIGALQAVVTADLSDREPTAAELNAIALEMPVITAEVELLDVQIMTLDRPVSELDARRIRRARRRVLAARRELSNRTATVSTSGVGA; from the coding sequence ATGAAGCACATCGGTGCACTTCAGGCGGTTGTTACCGCCGACCTGTCCGACCGCGAGCCGACAGCCGCTGAGCTGAACGCCATCGCGCTTGAAATGCCCGTCATCACGGCCGAGGTTGAGCTGCTGGACGTGCAGATCATGACGCTTGACCGGCCGGTGTCCGAGCTGGACGCCCGCCGCATCCGCCGGGCCCGCCGCCGGGTGCTGGCCGCCCGGCGGGAGCTCTCGAACCGTACCGCCACGGTGAGTACGTCGGGGGTGGGAGCGTGA
- the mtrA gene encoding two-component system response regulator MtrA gives MKGRVLVVDDDTALAEMLGIVLRGEGFEPSFVSDGDKALAAFRETKPDLVLLDLMLPGRDGIEVCRLIRAESGVPIVMLTAKSDTVDVVVGLESGADDYIVKPFKPKELVARIRARLRRSEEPAPEQLAIGDLVIDVAGHSVKRDGQSIALTPLEFDLLVALARKPWQVFTREVLLEQVWGYRHAADTRLVNVHVQRLRSKVEKDPERPEIVVTVRGVGYKAGPS, from the coding sequence ATGAAGGGACGCGTCCTTGTCGTCGACGACGACACCGCACTGGCAGAGATGCTCGGCATCGTGCTGCGCGGCGAAGGCTTTGAACCGTCGTTCGTGTCGGACGGCGACAAGGCTCTTGCCGCCTTCCGTGAGACCAAGCCCGATCTTGTGCTGCTCGATCTGATGCTGCCCGGACGGGACGGCATCGAGGTGTGCCGGCTGATCCGGGCCGAGTCCGGGGTGCCGATCGTCATGCTCACGGCCAAGAGCGACACGGTCGATGTGGTGGTCGGGCTCGAGTCCGGGGCGGATGACTACATCGTCAAGCCGTTCAAGCCGAAGGAGCTGGTGGCCCGGATCCGGGCGCGGCTGAGGCGTTCCGAGGAGCCGGCGCCGGAGCAGTTGGCCATCGGCGATCTGGTGATCGACGTGGCGGGGCACTCGGTGAAGCGGGACGGCCAGTCGATAGCGCTGACGCCGCTGGAGTTCGATCTTCTGGTGGCGCTGGCCCGTAAGCCGTGGCAGGTGTTCACCCGTGAGGTGCTGCTGGAGCAGGTGTGGGGCTATCGGCATGCCGCCGACACCCGGCTGGTGAATGTGCATGTGCAGCGACTGCGGTCGAAGGTCGAGAAGGACCCGGAGCGGCCGGAGATCGTCGTGACCGTGCGCGGTGTCGGCTACAAGGCCGGGCCCAGCTGA
- a CDS encoding DUF7221 family queuine tRNA-ribosyltransferase-like protein, which translates to MTQPTVIRRVIPRPARQLPDAAARPGGMRFYLTTHKKHWLRETSVPLFLKSEHLVSAVKPLRAIGRYAVDSGGFTELQRHGRWTRTPRQYVTDLRRIWEHIGPYDWAAGQDWMCEDLIINGGTSRAGTFAGTRLSVAEHRRRTVHNFLELRSLAPDLRIIPSLQGRTIPEYHACADLYEYYGVDLRAEPTVGLGSVCRIQSTAQGAAIVTAMAARGYRLHGFGFKTLGLERVGHLLASADSAAWSFHARKRPPLPGHTTHKNCANCLPYALRWRDRVLAEIPSHRPAPEGSSHA; encoded by the coding sequence ATGACCCAACCGACCGTGATCCGGCGAGTGATCCCGCGCCCGGCGCGGCAGCTCCCGGACGCAGCCGCGCGCCCCGGGGGCATGCGGTTCTACCTGACCACCCACAAAAAGCACTGGCTGCGGGAGACGTCAGTGCCGCTGTTCTTGAAGTCCGAGCACCTTGTCTCGGCCGTCAAGCCGCTGCGGGCCATCGGCCGCTACGCCGTGGACTCCGGCGGCTTCACCGAACTCCAGCGGCACGGCCGCTGGACCCGTACCCCCCGCCAGTACGTGACTGACCTGCGCCGCATCTGGGAGCACATCGGCCCCTACGACTGGGCAGCCGGACAGGACTGGATGTGCGAAGACCTGATTATCAACGGCGGTACATCCCGCGCCGGAACCTTCGCCGGGACCCGCCTCAGCGTCGCCGAACACCGCCGCCGCACCGTACACAACTTCCTGGAGCTGAGGTCTTTGGCTCCCGACCTGCGGATCATCCCCAGCCTTCAGGGCCGGACCATCCCCGAGTACCACGCATGCGCGGACCTGTACGAGTACTACGGCGTAGACCTGCGCGCTGAGCCCACCGTGGGCCTTGGCTCCGTGTGCCGTATTCAGTCCACGGCCCAGGGTGCCGCGATCGTCACGGCCATGGCCGCTCGCGGCTACCGGCTCCACGGCTTCGGCTTCAAAACCCTCGGCTTGGAACGCGTCGGTCACCTGCTGGCCTCCGCCGACTCCGCTGCATGGAGCTTCCACGCCCGCAAGCGCCCGCCCCTCCCCGGCCACACCACGCACAAGAACTGCGCCAACTGCCTGCCCTACGCCCTGCGCTGGCGTGACCGCGTCCTTGCCGAAATCCCCTCACATCGGCCCGCCCCGGAAGGGAGCTCCCACGCATGA
- a CDS encoding RRQRL motif-containing zinc-binding protein, translating to MSPAFGKCYDPSGARYGIPTFPWRLAPDGLATRRQLRARGLRPGGQPIAAQVMRANRRAGGTQVAFLYRLDQAKPVRPMTAAKSAALAAAMLARRTCPACRTDAGYCIPTSLGLCVTCAYPDEQRAA from the coding sequence ATGTCCCCGGCGTTCGGCAAGTGCTACGACCCTTCCGGCGCCCGCTACGGCATCCCCACCTTCCCGTGGCGCCTGGCGCCGGATGGGCTGGCCACGAGGCGCCAGTTACGGGCACGGGGCTTACGGCCCGGTGGGCAGCCGATCGCAGCGCAGGTCATGCGGGCCAACCGCCGTGCCGGTGGGACGCAGGTCGCGTTCCTGTACCGGCTGGACCAGGCCAAGCCCGTCCGGCCGATGACGGCCGCGAAGTCCGCGGCGCTCGCCGCGGCGATGCTCGCCCGCCGCACCTGCCCCGCCTGCCGCACCGATGCCGGGTACTGCATCCCGACCTCCCTCGGCCTGTGCGTGACCTGCGCCTACCCCGACGAACAGCGCGCCGCCTGA
- a CDS encoding bifunctional DNA primase/polymerase translates to MTSTHLATLSPLRTALELAAAGLPVLPLRRGKVPFGNCRTCAKDARTGRAVCGGRPNMKEAGPCQCPGPCHAWAAATADTSVIASPAWASAWREAVTVAYHPGGAGLTVVDLDDTAAVAWACQTLPATRTVPTTRGEHWIYRGAMRSVNAVRDGVDIKSTMAYARWLGTGTGTMTALPDIVRALAVKEPSTVRSAPQAIPVPAPAGEGACPHRTPTYLNRGIAMAEQRITEATSAIHTTVYRTFLAVLSTHGRCGCLTEAHIARLFTAAQAKGESPRHCTDAWTNARTTLGL, encoded by the coding sequence ATGACCAGCACTCATCTGGCCACGCTCTCGCCCCTGCGGACCGCGCTGGAGCTGGCCGCGGCCGGTCTGCCAGTGCTGCCCCTGCGCAGGGGCAAGGTGCCGTTCGGGAACTGTCGCACCTGCGCGAAGGACGCCCGGACCGGCAGGGCCGTCTGTGGCGGGCGGCCGAACATGAAGGAAGCGGGCCCCTGCCAGTGCCCCGGTCCCTGCCACGCGTGGGCCGCCGCCACCGCCGACACGTCCGTCATCGCCTCGCCCGCGTGGGCGTCGGCGTGGCGGGAGGCCGTGACGGTCGCCTACCACCCCGGCGGTGCCGGGCTGACCGTGGTGGACCTCGATGACACCGCAGCCGTTGCATGGGCCTGCCAGACCCTGCCCGCCACACGGACCGTGCCGACGACCCGCGGTGAACACTGGATCTACCGAGGCGCCATGCGCTCCGTAAACGCCGTCCGCGACGGCGTGGACATCAAGTCCACGATGGCCTACGCCCGGTGGCTCGGCACCGGCACCGGCACCATGACGGCCCTACCGGACATCGTGCGCGCACTGGCCGTGAAGGAGCCCTCCACGGTCCGGTCGGCCCCGCAGGCCATCCCCGTACCCGCACCGGCCGGGGAAGGGGCCTGCCCTCACCGCACGCCCACCTACCTGAACCGTGGCATCGCCATGGCCGAGCAGCGCATCACCGAGGCCACCAGCGCGATCCACACCACCGTCTACCGGACCTTCCTCGCCGTGCTCTCCACGCACGGCCGGTGCGGCTGCCTCACCGAGGCCCACATCGCGCGACTGTTCACCGCCGCCCAGGCCAAAGGCGAATCGCCCCGGCACTGCACCGACGCATGGACCAACGCCCGCACCACGTTGGGACTGTGA
- a CDS encoding flavoprotein → MSTKARGVLGVVASGAGGVESLRTGLVEPAMARGWQVAVTLTPTAGEWLRTIGEVERLEKVTGLPVRDAPRLPGEARPHPQVDCYVVAPASANTVAKLAAGIADNQALTQVCEAIGTVGLPVIVFPRVNAAHARHPAWRGYLAALREADVRLVYGPEVWPLYEPREAPSGRELPWPAVLDAADETVT, encoded by the coding sequence GTGAGTACGAAGGCGCGCGGAGTCCTCGGGGTCGTCGCCTCGGGTGCCGGCGGGGTGGAGTCCCTTCGCACGGGTCTGGTCGAGCCCGCGATGGCGCGCGGCTGGCAGGTGGCCGTGACGCTGACGCCGACTGCGGGTGAGTGGCTGCGAACCATCGGCGAAGTCGAGCGACTGGAGAAGGTGACAGGGCTCCCCGTACGGGACGCGCCCCGGTTGCCAGGTGAGGCTCGGCCGCACCCCCAAGTGGACTGTTACGTCGTTGCCCCAGCGAGCGCGAACACCGTCGCCAAGCTGGCGGCCGGCATTGCCGACAATCAAGCGCTCACGCAGGTCTGCGAAGCGATCGGCACCGTCGGCCTACCGGTCATCGTCTTCCCTCGCGTCAACGCGGCGCACGCCCGGCATCCCGCATGGCGCGGGTATCTCGCCGCCCTCCGCGAGGCAGACGTACGGCTTGTGTACGGACCGGAGGTCTGGCCGCTGTACGAGCCGCGCGAGGCACCGTCCGGCCGTGAGCTGCCCTGGCCTGCCGTGCTCGACGCGGCGGACGAGACGGTCACCTGA